One genomic window of Cupriavidus malaysiensis includes the following:
- a CDS encoding XdhC family protein, producing the protein MDSVDLEVLKSSVRWMAEGHRALLVTVVRTWGSSPRPEGAMLAVRDDGLVVGSVSGGCIEDDIIDRVRREGIPASDRARPEAVKYGISAEEAHRFGLPCGGTIELVCEPLAPARADASALPALLHAVENGRLVARSLDMASGDAALGPALATDGLAFDGKTLLTIHGPRYRMLVIGAGQLSKYLCQIAVGLGFQVTVCDPREEYTETWDIPGITMVRTMPDDTVTEMQLDERCAVIALTHDPKLDDLALMEALRTPAFYVGALGSRRNNQARRERLKEFDLSELQLARLHGPVGIYIGSRTPPEIAISILAEVVAAKNHVSLPDILQVEGAKAARELAAGAASTCGTAP; encoded by the coding sequence ATGGACAGCGTGGATCTCGAAGTCCTGAAGAGCAGCGTGCGCTGGATGGCCGAGGGCCACCGCGCGCTGCTGGTGACGGTGGTCAGAACCTGGGGCTCCTCGCCCCGCCCCGAAGGCGCCATGCTGGCCGTGCGCGACGACGGCCTGGTGGTCGGCTCCGTCTCCGGCGGCTGCATCGAGGACGACATCATCGACCGCGTGCGCCGCGAAGGCATTCCCGCCAGCGACCGCGCCCGCCCGGAGGCCGTCAAGTACGGCATCAGCGCCGAGGAGGCCCACCGCTTCGGCCTGCCCTGCGGCGGCACCATCGAACTCGTCTGCGAGCCCCTCGCCCCCGCACGCGCCGACGCCAGCGCCCTGCCCGCCCTGCTGCACGCGGTCGAGAACGGCCGCCTGGTGGCGCGCAGCCTCGACATGGCCAGCGGCGACGCGGCCCTCGGCCCGGCCCTGGCCACCGACGGCCTCGCCTTCGACGGCAAGACCCTGCTGACCATCCACGGGCCGCGCTACCGCATGCTCGTCATCGGCGCCGGGCAGCTCTCCAAGTACCTGTGCCAGATCGCCGTCGGCCTCGGCTTCCAGGTCACCGTGTGCGACCCGCGCGAAGAGTACACCGAGACCTGGGACATCCCCGGCATCACGATGGTGCGCACCATGCCCGACGACACCGTCACCGAGATGCAGCTCGATGAACGCTGCGCGGTGATCGCCCTGACCCACGATCCCAAGCTCGACGACCTCGCCCTGATGGAGGCGCTGCGCACCCCGGCCTTCTACGTCGGCGCGCTCGGCTCACGCCGCAACAACCAGGCGCGCCGCGAACGGCTCAAGGAGTTCGACCTCAGCGAGCTCCAGCTCGCCCGCCTGCACGGCCCGGTCGGCATCTACATCGGCAGCCGCACGCCGCCCGAGATCGCCATCTCGATCCTGGCCGAGGTGGTCGCCGCCAAGAACCACGTCTCCCTGCCCGACATCCTGCAGGTCGAGGGCGCCAAGGCCGCGCGCGAGCTGGCGGCCGGTGCCGCCAGTACCTGCGGCACGGCGCCATGA
- a CDS encoding CoxG family protein codes for MEMNQTQRLPVPKQVAWEALNDTALLKQCIPGCESIEPDGDNAYLLALTAAIGPVKARFKGRMALQDIQAPDSYTIQFDGQGGAAGFGKGSAHVRLDAEGEETLLSYTVNAQVGGKIAQIGSRLVDAAARKMADSFFTRFTEALGGGAQEAAAQEGEGSGQDKNQDGSQDSSQGGGQSDEPKRKRSWTAWISKS; via the coding sequence ATGGAAATGAACCAGACCCAGCGCCTGCCGGTGCCCAAGCAGGTGGCCTGGGAAGCACTGAACGACACCGCCCTGCTCAAGCAGTGCATCCCGGGCTGCGAGAGCATCGAACCCGATGGCGACAACGCCTACCTGTTGGCGCTGACCGCGGCGATCGGCCCGGTCAAGGCACGCTTCAAGGGCCGCATGGCCCTGCAGGACATCCAGGCGCCCGACAGTTACACTATCCAGTTCGACGGACAGGGCGGCGCGGCCGGCTTCGGCAAGGGCTCCGCCCACGTCAGGCTCGATGCCGAAGGCGAGGAAACGCTGCTGAGCTATACGGTCAACGCGCAGGTGGGCGGCAAGATCGCGCAGATCGGCTCGCGCCTGGTCGATGCCGCCGCGCGCAAGATGGCCGACAGTTTCTTCACCCGCTTCACCGAAGCGCTCGGCGGCGGCGCGCAGGAAGCCGCCGCGCAGGAAGGCGAAGGCAGCGGCCAGGACAAGAACCAGGACGGCAGCCAGGACAGCAGCCAGGGCGGCGGACAGTCAGACGAACCCAAGCGGAAACGATCATGGACAGCGTGGATCTCGAAGTCCTGA
- a CDS encoding vWA domain-containing protein, whose translation MARPHAAPGQRHGPPMLARNVTHFMRLLREAGFPLSPAHAADALQALQLVDIGRRDEVRAALAALVLSGPDQRPLFDAAFDLFWRDPDWEGKLRALLLPRVDAGAPPPRRSNRLADALAAQVPPGLRAPPEPGQAERFSAPLTFSDQERLAQRDFETLSAEEWRALRHLVRARRTRLAMQHTRRLRTAASGCRADVRASARLAVRQQGEWMRWKFRRRVERRPPLVLLLDISGSMSQYSRAVLYFCHALMQSRERLSVFLFGTRLTNITRSLRERDPDEAVEAISSHVRDWAGGTRIGAALASFNREWARRVLAGRATVLLVTDGLDHEHIDLLDSEMARLRRFAHRIIWLNPLLRFAGFTPRARGVQAILPHVDALRSAHNLDSLFALEALLTDDAGRAAVPHPPAAHAAPTHQEEPRPWK comes from the coding sequence ATGGCACGCCCGCATGCCGCCCCCGGCCAGCGCCACGGTCCGCCGATGCTGGCGCGCAACGTCACCCATTTCATGCGCCTGCTGCGCGAGGCTGGCTTCCCGCTGTCGCCCGCGCACGCCGCCGACGCCCTGCAGGCGCTGCAACTGGTCGACATCGGCAGGCGCGACGAGGTACGCGCCGCGCTGGCGGCGCTGGTGCTATCGGGGCCGGACCAGCGTCCGCTGTTCGATGCCGCCTTCGACCTGTTCTGGCGCGACCCCGACTGGGAAGGCAAGTTGCGCGCGTTGCTGCTGCCGCGCGTCGACGCGGGCGCGCCGCCGCCGCGACGCAGCAACCGCCTGGCCGACGCGCTGGCGGCGCAGGTGCCGCCCGGCCTGCGCGCCCCGCCGGAGCCCGGACAGGCCGAGCGCTTCAGCGCGCCGCTCACCTTCTCCGATCAGGAACGCCTGGCCCAGCGCGACTTCGAGACCCTGAGCGCCGAAGAGTGGCGTGCCCTGCGCCACCTGGTGCGGGCGCGCCGCACCCGCCTCGCCATGCAGCACACCCGCCGCCTGCGCACCGCGGCCAGCGGCTGCCGGGCCGACGTGCGCGCCAGCGCGCGCCTGGCGGTGCGCCAGCAGGGCGAATGGATGCGCTGGAAGTTCCGCCGCCGCGTGGAGCGCCGCCCGCCGCTGGTGCTGCTGCTCGACATCTCGGGCTCGATGAGCCAGTACTCGCGCGCGGTGCTCTACTTCTGCCACGCCCTGATGCAGTCGCGCGAGCGCCTCTCGGTCTTCCTGTTCGGCACGCGCCTGACCAATATCACGCGCTCCCTGCGCGAACGCGATCCGGACGAGGCGGTCGAGGCCATCTCCAGCCACGTGCGCGACTGGGCCGGCGGCACCCGCATCGGTGCCGCGCTGGCCAGCTTCAACCGCGAATGGGCGCGCCGCGTACTGGCCGGCCGCGCCACCGTGCTGCTGGTCACGGACGGCCTCGACCACGAGCACATCGACCTGCTCGACAGCGAGATGGCGCGCCTGCGCCGCTTCGCCCACCGCATCATCTGGCTCAACCCGCTGCTGCGCTTCGCCGGCTTCACGCCGCGCGCGCGCGGGGTGCAGGCCATCCTGCCCCACGTCGACGCGCTGCGCTCCGCCCACAACCTGGACAGCCTGTTCGCGCTCGAGGCGCTGCTCACCGACGATGCCGGCCGCGCGGCCGTCCCGCACCCACCTGCCGCGCACGCGGCGCCGACGCACCAGGAGGAACCCCGACCATGGAAATGA